In Rattus norvegicus strain BN/NHsdMcwi chromosome 1, GRCr8, whole genome shotgun sequence, a genomic segment contains:
- the Or51ac3 gene encoding olfactory receptor Olr109 → MEITNSSWFQPPTLLLTGIPGLEDVQIWFCIPLCIMYLIALLGNCTILFVIKTTSILHEPQYIFLSMLAATDVGLSVSTLPTVMNVFLLNHRDIEFHSCLTQMFFIHTFSSMESAILLAMAFDRFVAIRNPLHYTVVLTPPRIIRMGLAVVVRGVVLMVPLPILLKRLPFCKGVILSHCYCYHPDIMKLACGPVRVNIIYGLSLVLCSFGVDSVLIVISYILILKTVLGIASGDGKLKALNTCVSHIFTVFIFYVPLIVLALIHRFGTFASPLLHVTMANLFLFLTPVLNPLVYSLKTKQIRSAVCKIFNVWGNLLK, encoded by the coding sequence ATGGAGATTACAAACAGTAGCTGGTTCCAGCCACCTACCCTTCTTCTAACAGGCATTCCTGGACTAGAAGATGTGCAGATATGGTTCTGTATCCCACTATGTATCATGTACCTAATTGCCCTGCTTGGAAACTGCaccatcctctttgttatcaaaACCACCTCCATTCTTCATGAGCCTCAATACATATTCCTATCTATGCTGGCAGCTACAGACGTTGGTCTCTCTGTATCAACTCTGCCTACGGTAATGAATGTCTTCCTCCTGAATCACAGAGATATTGAGTTCCATTCTTGCTTGACACAGATGTTCTTTATCCATACCTTTTCTTCCATGGAGTCAGCCATCCTACTGGCCATGGCTTTTGACCGGTTTGTTGCTATTCGTAATCCATTACACTATACTGTAGTTTTAACTCCCCCTAGGATTATCAGGATGGGACTTGCAGTTGTTGTTAGGGGTGTGGTGTTAATGGTCCCCTTGCCAATCCTGCTCAAGAGGTTGCCTTTCTGTAAGGGTGTCATCCTGTCCCATTGTTATTGCTACCATCCTGACATCATGAAGCTGGCCTGTGGTCCTGTCAGGGTTAATATCATCTATGGATTGTCTCTAGTCCTCTGTTCCTTTGGAGTGGACTCTGTCCTTATTGTCATCTCTTACATCTTGATTTTGAAAACAGTGCTGGGTATTGCCTCGGGAGATGGTAAGCTCAAGGCACTCAACACCTGTGTCTCTCATATATTCACTGTCTTTATATTTTATGTCCCACTCATTGTTCTGGCCCTAATTCACAGGTTTGGTACATTTGCATCCCCTCTCCTCCATGTCACCATGGCCAATCTTTTTCTCTTCTTGACTCCTGTTCTAAACCCCTTGGTTTATAGCCTAAAAACCAAACAGATAAGGTCTGCAGTGTGTAAAATATTTAACGTTTGGGGAAACTTGCTCAAATAG
- the Or52z12 gene encoding olfactory receptor Olr110, translating into MTTPSTILNYTNVRDIWYTMIGIPGLEESHIWISIPICSMYIVAIAGNALLLFLIITERSLHEPMYLFLSMLALADIFLSTVTTPKMLAIFWFQAAGISFASCVSQMFFLHFIFVAESAILLAMAFDRYVAICYPLRYTTILTPSVIIKMGIASVIRSFFICFPLIFLVYRLTYCGKNIIRHSYCEHMGIARLACDSIKVNIYYGVIVALFSTCLDVVLIIVSYALILCSVFRIPSRDARLKALGTCGSHVCVILLFYTPAFFSFFAHRFGGHSIPLHVHILLANLYVVVPPSVNPIIYGVKTKQIQERVIQVFSLGKSFC; encoded by the coding sequence ATGACAACACCTTCAACCATTTTAAATTACACCAACGTCAGAGACATCTGGTACACCATGATTGGGATCCCAGGACTAGAAGAGTCACACATATGGATCTCCATCCCCATCTGTTCAATGTACATAGTGGCCATTGCAGGCAATGCCCTGCTATTATTCCTGATCATCACTGAACGCAGCCTTCACGAACCCATGTACCTTTTCCTGTCCATGTTGGCACTGGCTGATATCTTTCTGTCTACAGTCACAACACCAAAAATGTTAGCAATCTTCTGGTTCCAAGCTGCAGGCATTTCCTTCGCTAGTTGTGTATCTCAGATGTTTTTCCTCCACTTCATCTTCGTGGCAGAGTCTGCCATACTGCTGGCTATGGCATTTGACCGTTATGTGGCCATCTGCTATCCACTAAGATACACCACCATTCTAACCCCATCTGTCATCATCAAAATGGGCATTGCATCTGTGATTAGAAGCTTCTTCATCTGCTTCCCTCTGATCTTCCTTGTTTATAGGCTCACCTATTGCGGGAAGAACATCATTCGTCACTCATACtgtgaacacatgggcattgccAGGTTGGCCTGTGACAGCATCAAGGTCAATATTTACTATGGTGTGATAGTGGCTCTGTTTTCCACATGCCTAGATGTTGTGCTGATCATTGTCTCATATGCCCTTATCCTTTGTTCTGTGTTTAGAATTCCTTCTCGAGATGCCCGGCTCAAGGCTCTAGGTACTTGTGGTTCCCATGTTTGTGTTATTCTTCTGTTCTATACACCAGcgttcttctctttctttgctcATCGTTTTGGGGGTCACAGTATACCGCTGCATGTGCATATTCTCCTTGCCAACCTCTATGTGGTAGTCCCACCCAGTGTCAACCCCATCATTTATGGAGTGAAGACGAAACAAATTCAGGAGAGGGTTATCCAAGTCTTTTCTTTGGGCAAGTCATTTTGTTGA